CGAGCTCGGGGTCGTACTCCTCCGCCCAGGCGAGGAGCTGCGCGTACAGCTCGCCCGGGGTGAGCGAGGCGATGAACTCCCGGCTCAACGAGTGCAGTTTGGGCAGGTCGAGCAGGGGGCCCGAGGGGCGCATGCCGTCGAGCCGGACGTCGGAGGCGAGCGCCTCGGCGGTGGGGACGTCCATGAGCCGGACGTTGGCGAGACCCCGCAGATAGTGCTGGACGGCGGCCGGGGGATAGCCGGCGGACAGGTAGTAGTCCACGGACGCCTCGGGGTCCTTGCGCTTGCTCAGCTTGCGGCGCGAGGGCCCCTCCGCCTTCATCAGCGGGGCGAGGTGCGCGTACGCGGGCGGCTCGAAGCCCAGCGCCGCGTGCAGCTGCAGATGGACCGGGGTCGAGGACAGCCACTCCTCGCCGCGCACCACGAGCGTCACCCGCATCAGGTGGTCGTCCACGACGTGCGCGAAGTGGTAGGTGGGCAGCGGCAGTTCCTCCTGCGAGGACTTGAGGAGGACGATGTCGTTGCCGTTGTCCTGCATCGTGACGGAGGCCCGGATGCGGTCCGTGAACCGCACCCGGCCGGGGAACTCGTACGGGCAGCGGAACCGCACCACGTACGGTTCGCCCGCCGCGAGCCGGCGCGCCGCCTCCTCCGGAGCGAGCGTCCGGCACGGCGCCCAGCGCCCGTAGTAGCCGAGCGGCGAGCGGCCCGCGCGCTGCTCCTCCGCGCTCCGGGCGAGCAGCTCCTTGCCGCAGAAGCAGGGGTACGCGCGGTCGCAGCGCAGCAGCTCCCGCACATGGGAGAGGTAGATCCCCCGGCGCTCCGACTGGAGGTACGGCCCCCAGGCCCCGTCCCCGGCGACACCGCCCTCGTCCGGGGCGAGCCCGAAGGCCCCGAGCAGCCGGGAGAACTCCTCCGCCGCGCCCGCGACCTGGCGGGAGCGGTCGGTGTCCTCGACGCGCAGCAGGTGCACCCCGCCCGACTGGCGGGCGAGCGCCCGGGCCACGGCCGCCGTGTAGAGGCCGCCGATGTGCAGGTGTCCGGTGGGGCTCGGGGCGAAGCGCGTGACCTCGGCGCCGTCCGGCAGGGCGCGCGGCCCGAACCGCCGCTCCCAGTCGGCCGGTTCCGGGAGATCGGGCGGGAACATCGCGTTGATGACGGACAGGTCGAGCACGGTGGACTCCCTCCTGGGGTTCCTGGAGAGCCCGGGATCCTTGCGGGGCCCGGGTTCCTGGAGAGATCCACCGTAGGCCGGTGACCGGCCGATTCGAGGGCACGAGGGCGCGAGGCTGCGGAACTCCGAACCCTCTTGGGCGTTGTGGCCCCGCGGCGGCGCCACCGATCAGTAGCGTCCCGAGGACCGTTCCGTACGCGAAGTCCTCTGCGTACGAGGACCGTTCCGTACGACGACCACAAGGGGGTGTGATGGGCGGCACGCGCGCGGTGGCCCTGCTCGCGCTCGGCTCCTTCGCCATGGGGACCGACGCCTACGCCATGGCGGGACTGCTCCCGGACATGGGCGCCGACCTGGGCGTCTCCGTCTCCCTCGCCGGCCAGTCCGTCACCGCCTTCACCCTCTGCTACGCCCTGGCCGCGCCGCTCTTCTCGGCCGTGCTCGCCCGCTGGGGCACCCGTACCGTCCTCGTCACCGCGCTGGTCGTCTTCATCCTCGCCAACTCCGGGACGGCGCTGGCCGGTTCGTACGCCGAACTGCTCGGCACCCGGGCCCTCGCCGGCGCCGGAGCCGGCCTCTTCACCCCGGCCGCCGCCACCGCCGCCGTCGCGCTCGTCCCGCCCGAACGCCGCGGGCGCGCCCTCGGCCTGGTCCTCGGCGGGATGAGCGCGGGCACCGTGCTCGGCGTGCCGCTCGGGCTGCTCGTCGCGGCCGGCTCCGGCTGGCGGGCCGCCCTCTGGCTGATCACCGCGCTCGGCCTCGCCGCGCTGCTCGGCGTCGCGACGGCCCTGCCGCCCGTACGGGGAGCCGCGGCGCCCTCGCTGCGGGACCGGTTCGGCGCCCTCGCCCGGCCCCGGGTCGCCGTGGTCGTCACCGTCACCTTCACCCAGACCGTCGCCAGCCTCGGGCTCTACACCTACCTCGAACCCGTCCTGCACCGCGTCGCCGAGGTGGACAGCGCCGTGCCGTACCTGTGGGTCTGGGGCATCGGCGGGGTCTGCGGCAGCTTCCTCGCCGGGACCCTCGTCGACCGCACCGGGCAGCCCGCGCGCCTCGCCGTCACGCTCCTCGGCATCCTCGGCGGCGCCCTGGCGCTGCTGCCGTGGACCGGCGCCGTACCCGGCCTCGTCCTGCTGCCCCTGCTCGTCTGGGGCGCGGTCGGCTGGGCCTTCGTCGTCCCCCAGCAGCACCGGCTCCTCGCCCAGGACGGCGGCGCCGCCGCCGTCGGCCTCAACAGCTCCGCCACCTACCTCGGCGGCGCCGCCGGCTCCGCCCTCGGCGGCCTCGCCCTCGCCCACGGGCTCGACGCCCGCCTGCTCCCGCTCCTCGCCGCCGGGGCCGCGCTCGCGGGAGTCCTCTTCCACCTCACCGTGGCCGGCCGCCTCACCGGGCCCGCGCCGCACCTCCCGGACACCGCCCACGGGGCCGGAGCCGCGGACACGACCGCGGCCGAGACCCCCGAAAGGAACGCCTCATGAAATTCGGCGTCAATCTGCCGAACTACGGCCCCGAAGCCACACCCGACGCCCTCGCCGACTGGGCGCTGCGGGTCGAGGCGATGGGCTACCACTACGCCATGGTCTCCGACCACGTGGCGCTCACCCCGGACGTCCAGCACCTCTTCCCCGCCCCGTTCTACGACCCCTTCGCGACCCTCGCCTGGCTCGCCGGGGTCACCAGGACGGTGGGGCTCGGCACGACCGTGACGATCCTTCCGTACCGGCATCCCGTGCACACCGCGCGCGTCGCCGCCAACATCGACCGGTTCAGCAACGGCCGGCTCGTGTTCGGCGCGGCCGCCGGCTGGGCCGCCCGGGAGTTCGCCGTCCTCGACGTGCCCTACCGCAAGCGCGGTGCCATCAGCGACGAGTACCTCGCCGCCATCAAGGCCTGCTGGGCCGACGAGGTCGCCTCCTTCGACGGCGCCCACGTCTCCTTCCGCGAGGTCCACACCGGGCCGCTGCCCGTGCAGCGGCCGGGACCGCCCGTCTGGGTCGGCGGCCACAGCTACGGGGCGCTGCGCCGCGCCGTCCGCCTCGGCGACGCCTGGCACCCCACCTCCGTCTCCGGCGACTGGCTCCTCGGCGTGGGACTGCCCACGCTCCGCCAGGTCGCCGAGGAGCAGGAACTCCCCGTGCCAGACGTCTGTCCCCGGATCAAACTGCGGGTCACCCCACGGCCGCTGGGCCCGGGCAGGCTGCTCGGCGAGGGCACCCGGGCGCAGATCGCCGACGACCTCGGACTCCTCCAGGACCTGGGCGCGGCCGCCGTCGTCCTGGACCCCACCTACCCGGGCGACCGGCGGGAGGCGGGCCGCACCGCGCGGGACCTCGACGTCCTGGAGACACTGGTCAAGGAGGTCATCGACGTGGACGCCGGCTGCGTACGATGACGAGACGATGAGGGGCCTCACGGGGAGGGAGTGCGGGACGTGGCCGATCTGGACCTGCGGAAGCTGCGCGTGCTCAGAGAGCTCAGCGAGCGCGGCACCGTCAGCGCGGCCGCCCAGGCCCTCCACCTCACCCCACAGGCCGTGTCCCAGCAGATCAGCGCCCTGGGGCGGGAGTTGGGCGTCCAGCTCACCGAACCGTCCGGGCGCCGGCTGCGCCTCACCGGCGCCGCGCGGATCGTGCTCCGCCACGCCGACGCCGTGTTCACCCAGGTCGAGCAGATGCGTGCCGAGCTCGCCGCGCACGAGAGCGGCGAGCGCGGCGAGGTGGCGGTGGCCGGCTTCTCCACCACCCTCTCGGCGCTGATCCTGCCCGCCGTGGCCCGGCTGCGGGAGACCCGGCCGCTGCTGCGGACCTCACTCGCCGAGATCGACCCGCCCGAGAGCTTCTCCCTGCTCCACCGCGGGGGGACGGACGTCGTCATCTCCGCGGACACCGCGCACCATCCGGGAGCGCTGGGCGAGGACCCGCGCTTCCACCGCGTCGCGCTCTGCGACGACCCCTTCGACATCGCCCTGCCTGAGGGCCACCGGCTCCTCGACAGCCCCCGGCTGCTCCTCGCCGACCTCGCCGAGGAGACCTGGATCTTCGCGACGACCGGCATGTGCCACGACATCGGCGTCGCCGCCTGTACGGCCGCCGGGTTCACCCCGCAGGCCTCCCACGCCATCGGCGACTGGGACGCCACCCTCGCGGCGGTGCGGCTCGGCCTCGGGGTCGCGCTCGTCCCGCGGATGGCCAAGCCGGCGCCGCGGCCCGAGGTGACGATCCGCGCGTTCAGCGAGCGGGCCCCGTCCCGCACGGTCTTCGCGGCCGTACGGGAGGGCAGCCAGACCTCCCCGGAGATCGCCGCCGTCCTGGACGCGCTCCGCACCGTGGCCCGGGCGGCCGTAGCCGCCTGACCAGGCGGAACGCGATTCGCCACGGCTCGTGGACGGTACCGTCCACGAGCCGTTGCTGGACCCGCCCGGCAGCCGCTGCGAGGCTCGTTCCCGTACCGCGGACCCGTTCGCGCGTCCCCTTCTTCTCCCCTTGTCCTCTCCTGGAGCGGGAACACCCATGTCCAAAGCCACCTACGCGCGGCTGGCCGCGCTGAGCCTCATCTGGGGCTCCGTCTTCCTGTGGATCAAGATCGCCGGATACGGCTTCTCCCCCGTGCAGATGGTGCTCGTCCGGCTCGCCCTCGGCGCCGTCGTGATCCTCGCCATCGGCTACGCGAAGGGGCTCCGGCTGCCCAAGGAGCCCGCCACCTGGGGGCATCTGGCGGTGGCCGCGCTCCTCGGCAACGCCGTCCCCTGGACCCTGTACGCCGAAGGCGAGATCGAGGGCTCCAGCAGCGTCGCCGCCGTCGTCAACGGCAGCGCGCCGATCTGGACCCTGGCCGCCGCGCTCCTCCTCGGCCAGGAGAAGCGGGTCTCCGGCTACAAGGCCGGCGGTGTGCTGCTCGGCCTCGGCGGCACCGCGCTCATCGCCTCCCCCTGGAACTCGGCCTCCGCGGGCACCGGTTGGAGCATCCTCTGCTTCGTCCTCGGCTCGATCAGCTTCGGTGCCAGCTTCGCGTACATGGGCAAGTTCCTCGTGGGCAAGGGCATTCCGCCGCTGATGCTGGCCGGCGGACAGCTCAGCGTGGCGACCGTGCTGCTCCTCGCCGCCTTCCCGTTCCTCGGCCTCCAGGCCGTGACCTGGCGCACCGACTCGGTGATCTCCGTTCTCGTCCTCGGCGTGGTCTGCACCGGCTTCGCCGCGCTGCTCAACTTCGAACTGATCATCAAGGACGGGCCCACCGTGGCCTCCACCGTCACCTACCTCATGACCGCGGTGGCCGTGGTGCTCGGTGCCCTCGTGCTGCGCGAGCCGCTCGGCTGGACCGTGTGGCTGGGCGCCGTGGCCGTGCTCGCCGCCACCGGACTGCTGCGCCGCAAGCCCCGCCCGGCGCCCGAACCGGCTCCCGAGGCCGCCCCCGTACCGACACCCGCGGCGGCCGATTAGCCGAGCGCCGCAGGAACCCATGAAATGCCGGGCCGCCGTCCGCAACATTGTGTTCATTCAATGGGCGGGCGGTGGATGGTAGCGTCACAAGTGGAAACACCCGGCCTTAATGGGGGAGTCGCACGTGGCTTTTGTGGTCGAACTCGTTTTCCGTGGCAGTGAGACGGACCGGTTGAGTTTCGGAGAGGCTCACCGGGCCTACTGGAAAAGAATGGCCGCGCGCGGCATCCTGCTCGGCGGCGGACCATGGCGGGACGGCACCGGGGAATTCCTCGTCTGCGAGGCACCCGACCGCCGCACACTCTTACGGGTCCTGTACGCCGACCCGTACGCACAG
This is a stretch of genomic DNA from Streptomyces sp. R44. It encodes these proteins:
- a CDS encoding glutamate--tRNA ligase encodes the protein MLDLSVINAMFPPDLPEPADWERRFGPRALPDGAEVTRFAPSPTGHLHIGGLYTAAVARALARQSGGVHLLRVEDTDRSRQVAGAAEEFSRLLGAFGLAPDEGGVAGDGAWGPYLQSERRGIYLSHVRELLRCDRAYPCFCGKELLARSAEEQRAGRSPLGYYGRWAPCRTLAPEEAARRLAAGEPYVVRFRCPYEFPGRVRFTDRIRASVTMQDNGNDIVLLKSSQEELPLPTYHFAHVVDDHLMRVTLVVRGEEWLSSTPVHLQLHAALGFEPPAYAHLAPLMKAEGPSRRKLSKRKDPEASVDYYLSAGYPPAAVQHYLRGLANVRLMDVPTAEALASDVRLDGMRPSGPLLDLPKLHSLSREFIASLTPGELYAQLLAWAEEYDPELASVLARHEELALAAVATGRPEGAPARKDLERWSCFRDRYGFFFAELFGRPPAPEDDRYGGLPALRVREIAAEFAAVSPEDWYAELGEIAGRHGHAPDTASWRRDPDGWAGPPRVVANVARVALTGATRSPDLVAVARALGRDEVVRRLTAVAG
- a CDS encoding MFS transporter — its product is MGGTRAVALLALGSFAMGTDAYAMAGLLPDMGADLGVSVSLAGQSVTAFTLCYALAAPLFSAVLARWGTRTVLVTALVVFILANSGTALAGSYAELLGTRALAGAGAGLFTPAAATAAVALVPPERRGRALGLVLGGMSAGTVLGVPLGLLVAAGSGWRAALWLITALGLAALLGVATALPPVRGAAAPSLRDRFGALARPRVAVVVTVTFTQTVASLGLYTYLEPVLHRVAEVDSAVPYLWVWGIGGVCGSFLAGTLVDRTGQPARLAVTLLGILGGALALLPWTGAVPGLVLLPLLVWGAVGWAFVVPQQHRLLAQDGGAAAVGLNSSATYLGGAAGSALGGLALAHGLDARLLPLLAAGAALAGVLFHLTVAGRLTGPAPHLPDTAHGAGAADTTAAETPERNAS
- a CDS encoding TIGR03619 family F420-dependent LLM class oxidoreductase, producing MKFGVNLPNYGPEATPDALADWALRVEAMGYHYAMVSDHVALTPDVQHLFPAPFYDPFATLAWLAGVTRTVGLGTTVTILPYRHPVHTARVAANIDRFSNGRLVFGAAAGWAAREFAVLDVPYRKRGAISDEYLAAIKACWADEVASFDGAHVSFREVHTGPLPVQRPGPPVWVGGHSYGALRRAVRLGDAWHPTSVSGDWLLGVGLPTLRQVAEEQELPVPDVCPRIKLRVTPRPLGPGRLLGEGTRAQIADDLGLLQDLGAAAVVLDPTYPGDRREAGRTARDLDVLETLVKEVIDVDAGCVR
- a CDS encoding LysR family transcriptional regulator, which translates into the protein MADLDLRKLRVLRELSERGTVSAAAQALHLTPQAVSQQISALGRELGVQLTEPSGRRLRLTGAARIVLRHADAVFTQVEQMRAELAAHESGERGEVAVAGFSTTLSALILPAVARLRETRPLLRTSLAEIDPPESFSLLHRGGTDVVISADTAHHPGALGEDPRFHRVALCDDPFDIALPEGHRLLDSPRLLLADLAEETWIFATTGMCHDIGVAACTAAGFTPQASHAIGDWDATLAAVRLGLGVALVPRMAKPAPRPEVTIRAFSERAPSRTVFAAVREGSQTSPEIAAVLDALRTVARAAVAA
- a CDS encoding DMT family transporter gives rise to the protein MSKATYARLAALSLIWGSVFLWIKIAGYGFSPVQMVLVRLALGAVVILAIGYAKGLRLPKEPATWGHLAVAALLGNAVPWTLYAEGEIEGSSSVAAVVNGSAPIWTLAAALLLGQEKRVSGYKAGGVLLGLGGTALIASPWNSASAGTGWSILCFVLGSISFGASFAYMGKFLVGKGIPPLMLAGGQLSVATVLLLAAFPFLGLQAVTWRTDSVISVLVLGVVCTGFAALLNFELIIKDGPTVASTVTYLMTAVAVVLGALVLREPLGWTVWLGAVAVLAATGLLRRKPRPAPEPAPEAAPVPTPAAAD